In Thermofilaceae archaeon, one genomic interval encodes:
- a CDS encoding ankyrin repeat domain-containing protein — protein MRGSCESCPYFFRDSRYCLLMGTAVEDPRAPCPLERGRECTRCTFYQPLGRRCALLDRFVANPSTPPCSAPRPAAPSAPRSRELGQKLFDAVRRGDASLVRELLSQGADPDVRDRKGYTPLHLAAARGAAEIVELLLAYGADANIAGEGDVTPLHVAIYGGSADVVRLLLEYGGNPNARDAGGRTPYDLAKAIGRLDLAQLLEPYTSATQ, from the coding sequence ATGCGGGGGAGCTGCGAATCCTGCCCCTACTTCTTCAGAGACAGCAGGTACTGCCTGCTGATGGGCACCGCAGTTGAGGACCCGCGAGCCCCCTGCCCCCTCGAGAGGGGGAGGGAGTGCACGAGGTGCACCTTCTACCAGCCTCTCGGCAGGCGCTGCGCGCTGCTGGACAGGTTTGTCGCAAACCCGTCGACCCCTCCCTGCTCTGCTCCAAGACCTGCGGCGCCCTCGGCTCCGAGGAGCAGGGAGCTCGGGCAGAAGCTCTTCGATGCGGTGAGGAGGGGTGACGCCAGCCTCGTAAGGGAGCTTCTCAGCCAGGGCGCAGACCCCGACGTAAGGGACCGTAAGGGCTACACGCCGCTCCACCTGGCGGCTGCAAGGGGGGCGGCCGAAATTGTCGAGCTTCTGCTCGCCTACGGGGCGGACGCGAACATCGCGGGCGAGGGTGACGTTACGCCTTTGCACGTCGCGATCTACGGCGGCAGCGCGGACGTCGTCCGGCTGCTGCTCGAGTACGGGGGGAACCCGAACGCTAGGGACGCTGGAGGGAGAACACCCTACGACCTGGCCAAAGCTATCGGTCGCCTGGACTTAGCCCAGCTTCTCGAACCCTACACCAGCGCTACGCAGTGA